In Sphingobacterium sp. PCS056, the following proteins share a genomic window:
- the floA gene encoding flotillin-like protein FloA (flotillin-like protein involved in membrane lipid rafts), translating into MDPNFSFALMIVGCVVALFLLLYLLPVNLWFTAQLSNVKISLLNLVLMRLRKVPPSLVTNAMITSTKAGLNITSNEIETHYLAGGNVNKVIKALISADKANIPLNFKLATAIDLAGRDVFDAVQLSVNPQVINTPPVAAVAKDGIQLIAKARVTVRANINQLVGGAGEETILARVGEGIVTTIGSSESHKQVLENPDRISKTVLSKGLDSGTAFEILSIDIADIDIGENVGAKLQTDQAEADLKVANARAEERRAMAVANEQEMRAKAQEARAKVIEAEAQLPLAMAEAFRNGNLGVMDYYKMQNIQADTDMRTSISKPGHDTRGHQKD; encoded by the coding sequence ATGGATCCAAATTTTTCTTTTGCTTTAATGATTGTAGGCTGTGTCGTGGCCTTATTTCTTTTGCTTTATTTATTACCTGTCAATCTTTGGTTTACGGCTCAACTTTCTAATGTAAAAATAAGTTTATTGAATTTGGTCTTGATGAGGTTGCGTAAGGTACCACCATCTTTGGTGACAAATGCAATGATCACTTCAACAAAAGCGGGTTTAAATATTACATCAAATGAAATTGAAACTCACTATTTGGCTGGTGGAAATGTTAATAAAGTGATTAAAGCTTTAATCTCAGCAGATAAAGCTAATATTCCTTTAAACTTTAAACTTGCTACAGCGATTGATTTGGCTGGTCGAGATGTTTTTGACGCTGTTCAATTATCGGTTAATCCGCAAGTAATTAATACACCTCCAGTAGCTGCTGTTGCAAAAGACGGAATCCAATTAATAGCAAAAGCAAGGGTTACGGTTCGGGCAAATATTAATCAATTGGTTGGAGGTGCAGGTGAAGAAACGATTTTAGCTCGCGTTGGTGAAGGGATTGTCACAACAATCGGATCTTCGGAAAGCCACAAACAGGTTCTCGAAAACCCAGATCGTATCTCAAAAACTGTTCTATCAAAAGGACTAGATAGTGGGACAGCTTTTGAAATATTATCTATCGATATTGCAGACATTGATATCGGTGAAAACGTAGGTGCTAAATTACAAACCGATCAAGCTGAAGCTGATTTAAAAGTTGCTAATGCAAGAGCTGAAGAGCGCAGGGCTATGGCTGTTGCAAACGAACAAGAGATGCGTGCTAAGGCGCAAGAAGCAAGAGCGAAAGTTATTGAGGCCGAAGCACAGTTGCCATTAGCGATGGCCGAAGCTTTTAGAAATGGAAATTTAGGCGTGATGGACTATTATAAGATGCAGAATATTCAGGCAGATACAGATATGCGGACTTCTATTTCCAAACCAGGTCATGATACGAGAGGTCATCAGAAGGATTAA
- a CDS encoding KdsC family phosphatase: MIFDNLKRVKAFVLDVDGVLTDGRVLVNEAGDQMRTFNIKDGYIMQLAVKRDYPIIIITGGNSTGVVKRLAGLGIKEIHSGIVNKIEKLKEILICYDLTFGDILYMGDDMPDLECMQLAGLAACPADAVEEIKAICHYISPKIGGDGAVRDVIEKVMKIQGKWQIDSTVKSN, encoded by the coding sequence ATGATTTTTGATAATCTAAAAAGGGTGAAAGCTTTTGTATTGGATGTGGATGGGGTATTGACGGACGGTCGTGTACTTGTTAACGAAGCTGGAGATCAGATGCGTACTTTTAATATTAAGGATGGTTATATCATGCAACTAGCCGTTAAACGAGATTATCCAATCATCATTATTACAGGTGGCAATTCTACAGGAGTTGTGAAAAGGCTTGCGGGGCTTGGGATTAAAGAAATTCATTCAGGAATTGTTAATAAAATTGAAAAGTTGAAAGAAATTTTGATTTGTTACGACTTGACTTTTGGTGACATTCTGTATATGGGCGATGATATGCCAGATCTTGAATGCATGCAACTTGCAGGTTTAGCAGCTTGTCCAGCTGATGCTGTGGAAGAGATCAAAGCTATTTGCCACTATATTTCTCCAAAAATTGGTGGAGACGGAGCCGTTCGCGATGTAATTGAAAAGGTAATGAAAATACAAGGAAAATGGCAGATTGACAGCACTGTCAAAAGTAATTAG
- a CDS encoding DUF3472 domain-containing protein translates to MKKLLTLFLFLNLAFVYGQTTDIKKESFVPIGGNSWEYPKNNHKESILKTGNIENWKDKNRSVKTFVRFGKTGQVHVAIQVSAANEGGEFIFTLGDKSARLNIKPNQKGSISIADFTIADTGYYAMELKATSDASLYPTVAGYVLTGTASEGHMNFVRNNEDNFFYWGRRGPSTHMGYQQPKDKQIEYYYNEVTVPKGNDIEGSYFMSNGFNVGYFGMQVNSSTERRILFSVWSPFTTDDPKQIPDDHKIILKTKGNSVHTGEFGNEGSGGQSYLKFNWIAGNTYKFLLRGRPVENNYTAYTAWFYAPEVGKWQIIAEFERPQTSQYLTGFHSFLENFSPEQGIYQREVHFSNQWVADNQGNWYPCTEGRFTVDNTGRKGYRMDYSGGVNEKGFYLKNFGFFNNYVPADSKFTRKVTGEKPKIDIKSLPLK, encoded by the coding sequence ATGAAAAAGTTATTAACTCTATTTCTCTTTTTAAATTTAGCATTTGTATATGGGCAGACGACTGATATAAAAAAAGAGAGTTTTGTACCCATAGGTGGTAATAGTTGGGAATACCCAAAAAACAACCATAAAGAATCGATCTTGAAAACTGGAAATATTGAGAATTGGAAAGATAAAAACCGTTCGGTCAAAACATTTGTTCGTTTTGGCAAGACAGGTCAAGTACATGTTGCTATTCAAGTATCTGCAGCAAATGAGGGTGGTGAATTTATTTTTACATTAGGAGACAAAAGTGCCAGGTTAAATATCAAACCAAATCAAAAAGGATCAATATCTATTGCTGATTTTACAATTGCAGATACGGGTTACTATGCGATGGAATTAAAAGCAACCTCGGATGCTTCGTTGTATCCAACTGTAGCAGGGTATGTTTTGACTGGGACTGCTTCAGAAGGTCATATGAATTTTGTGCGAAATAATGAAGACAACTTTTTTTATTGGGGAAGACGTGGTCCATCTACGCATATGGGATATCAACAGCCAAAAGATAAACAAATTGAATATTATTATAATGAAGTAACTGTTCCTAAAGGAAATGATATTGAGGGTTCATATTTTATGTCTAATGGATTTAATGTAGGTTATTTTGGCATGCAAGTCAATAGTAGCACCGAACGTCGTATTTTATTTTCTGTGTGGAGTCCTTTCACAACAGATGATCCTAAACAAATACCTGACGATCATAAAATCATACTGAAGACCAAAGGAAACAGCGTTCATACTGGTGAATTTGGAAACGAAGGGTCTGGTGGGCAAAGTTATTTGAAATTTAATTGGATAGCTGGAAATACCTATAAATTTTTGTTGCGAGGCAGACCTGTCGAGAATAACTATACTGCATATACGGCATGGTTTTATGCTCCAGAAGTAGGAAAGTGGCAAATTATCGCCGAATTTGAACGTCCGCAAACGAGTCAATATTTAACGGGATTTCATTCATTCCTCGAAAACTTTAGTCCTGAACAAGGCATTTATCAAAGAGAAGTACACTTTTCTAATCAATGGGTAGCTGATAATCAAGGAAATTGGTACCCTTGCACGGAAGGTCGATTTACTGTTGATAACACAGGACGAAAGGGGTATCGGATGGATTACTCTGGAGGTGTCAATGAAAAAGGATTTTATTTGAAAAATTTTGGTTTTTTTAATAATTATGTACCTGCTGATAGTAAGTTCACTAGAAAAGTTACTGGTGAGAAACCAAAGATTGATATTAAATCGCTACCACTTAAATAA
- the trpA gene encoding tryptophan synthase subunit alpha: MRKIQKKGDQGLLSIYFTAGYPTLDSTVAIAKKLEESGADFLEIGFPYSDPVADGPTIQHSSEIALKNGMTVETLFEQLKELRKHVTIPVFLMGYVNPLLQYGVERFCADCKKVGVDGIIVPDLPMYEYEELYKNVFEQNDVANIFIVTPQTSEERIRKIDNLSNSFIYLLSSNATTGTELSVGDKTTAYFQRIKDMDLKSPLAIGFGISNRQSFEQATTYATGAIIGTAFVKLLAKENYLDEIPNFIKSIKG, encoded by the coding sequence ATGAGAAAAATACAAAAAAAAGGAGATCAGGGTCTCCTATCTATATATTTTACGGCCGGATATCCGACGCTGGACAGTACAGTGGCTATCGCTAAGAAATTGGAAGAATCAGGAGCTGATTTTTTAGAAATAGGGTTTCCATACTCTGATCCTGTTGCTGATGGTCCTACCATCCAACATAGTTCAGAGATAGCACTAAAAAACGGCATGACCGTAGAGACTCTTTTTGAACAGTTAAAAGAGCTCCGTAAACATGTCACTATTCCTGTATTTCTAATGGGATATGTGAATCCTTTGTTACAATATGGCGTAGAACGATTTTGTGCCGACTGTAAAAAAGTTGGTGTTGATGGCATTATCGTACCGGATTTACCCATGTATGAATATGAGGAACTGTATAAAAATGTTTTTGAACAAAATGATGTTGCCAATATTTTTATCGTTACTCCACAGACTTCTGAAGAGCGAATTAGAAAGATCGACAACCTTTCTAACAGTTTTATCTATTTACTATCTTCTAATGCAACAACAGGAACAGAATTAAGCGTAGGAGATAAGACAACTGCCTATTTTCAACGCATAAAAGATATGGATCTAAAAAGTCCTTTAGCAATTGGCTTTGGAATTTCTAATAGACAATCTTTTGAACAAGCAACAACTTATGCAACAGGAGCAATTATTGGAACTGCATTTGTCAAACTATTGGCTAAAGAAAATTATTTGGACGAAATTCCAAATTTTATTAAATCAATAAAAGGTTAA
- a CDS encoding TonB-dependent receptor domain-containing protein, whose translation MKQLLKYALIPLFIFLANTSLKATSNIAKQDSTVTLHVAGNCGMCKKRIEKAANLPGVSNAVWSEDTQKLALTYSAKKSTLETIKKSIAAVGHDVENVRGNDQAYAELHECCLYPRLEKVQASPLTVSATTNNSSATTTVSVDSTTTMHVAGNCALCKKRIETAATINGVTSAIWDVNTKELVVKHNHQKAPLEEIKKGIAAVGHDVDNVRADDQVYEQLHECCLYPRMENGKITAVKAKKDDHHDHNHILTGVVVEENEKGDLNPITGVNIHWLEDKSKNARTNENGVFKLQHHGNFKKIVVSFAGMQSDTITIKDLHEVLMINAKSNVLSEVVVTGSRRSNFINRMNPARVEVLTTKELFKAACCDLSESFETNASVDVVSNDAVTGSKQIQMLGLSGIYTQLTVENLPGPRGLAAPLGLNSISGSWIESIQIAKGIGSVANGYENMAGQINVEIKKPQNSDRLYFNAYANNMGRTDVNLNLAQKINNNWSTSVLLHDNFMYNKTMNFSDNGFRDIPVGNLFSGVNRWNYENGKGFMAQFGIKYLNDDRTGGQTDFNKKTDKGTTNRYGLGFDIERIEGFAKIGYVFPENRHRSIGLQLAGSNYNQKSYFGLKNYNGEQQNGYANLIFQDVLGTVAHKYRVGASVNYDNYDELYLDVQNFKRKETVSGAFVEYTFSPNEKFDAVVGLRQDYNSLYGWFTTPRLNLRYAPFTGNTMRLSAGRGQRTANIIAENMSALASSRTLIIKSPDNFKNAYGLDPEVSWNTGFTIDQSFRLFNREATASVELFRNSFENQVVVDYENPREISFYNLTGKSYSNSLQAELRFNPLPRLETRLAYRLLDVQTDFESGRKSKPLLAKHRGFTNLAYTLPSSGWSFDYTLNIVGDKRIPSTTQNPVEYQVATKSNAYVTMNAQVSKDFGKNKNFTIYVGGENLTNYFQHNPILGADDPFGSYFDTSLLWGPLTGRMFYTGVRFHIN comes from the coding sequence ATGAAACAATTATTAAAATACGCACTTATACCTTTATTTATTTTTCTTGCAAATACTTCGCTGAAAGCTACATCTAATATTGCTAAACAAGACAGTACGGTAACATTACATGTCGCTGGAAACTGCGGTATGTGTAAAAAACGTATTGAAAAAGCAGCCAATCTTCCGGGGGTGTCGAACGCCGTATGGAGTGAAGATACCCAGAAGCTGGCATTAACTTATAGTGCTAAAAAATCAACATTAGAAACGATTAAAAAAAGCATTGCGGCTGTCGGACATGATGTTGAGAATGTACGAGGAAACGATCAAGCATATGCCGAATTGCATGAATGCTGCTTATATCCTAGATTAGAAAAAGTTCAAGCTTCGCCATTAACAGTTAGTGCTACCACAAACAATAGTAGTGCTACAACAACCGTTTCTGTTGATAGCACAACCACTATGCATGTAGCAGGAAACTGTGCTCTATGTAAAAAAAGAATCGAAACTGCGGCAACTATTAATGGTGTTACATCAGCAATCTGGGATGTAAACACAAAAGAGCTGGTAGTAAAACATAATCATCAAAAAGCACCTTTAGAAGAAATAAAAAAAGGCATTGCTGCCGTTGGACACGATGTAGACAATGTACGTGCCGATGATCAAGTATATGAACAATTACATGAATGTTGTTTATATCCGAGAATGGAAAACGGTAAAATTACGGCTGTAAAAGCAAAGAAAGATGATCATCATGACCACAACCACATTCTAACGGGCGTAGTTGTTGAAGAAAATGAAAAAGGAGACCTCAATCCAATCACAGGTGTTAATATCCATTGGTTAGAAGATAAAAGCAAAAATGCAAGAACAAATGAAAATGGTGTTTTCAAATTACAGCATCATGGAAATTTTAAGAAGATCGTTGTGAGTTTTGCAGGTATGCAATCAGATACGATTACGATAAAAGACTTGCATGAAGTATTGATGATAAATGCAAAAAGCAATGTCTTATCTGAGGTGGTCGTAACAGGAAGCAGAAGATCAAACTTCATCAATCGAATGAATCCTGCGCGAGTAGAGGTATTAACAACTAAAGAACTATTTAAAGCAGCATGTTGTGATTTAAGTGAAAGTTTCGAAACAAATGCTTCTGTTGATGTCGTAAGTAATGATGCTGTAACAGGTTCTAAACAGATTCAAATGCTAGGATTAAGCGGTATATATACACAGCTTACTGTAGAAAACTTACCAGGCCCTAGGGGGTTAGCAGCTCCACTAGGTCTAAACTCGATATCTGGAAGCTGGATCGAATCTATTCAAATTGCAAAAGGTATTGGTTCCGTTGCAAATGGATATGAAAACATGGCTGGACAGATTAATGTTGAAATTAAAAAACCTCAAAATTCGGACAGACTTTACTTCAATGCCTATGCTAACAACATGGGAAGAACAGATGTAAACTTAAATTTGGCTCAAAAAATTAACAACAACTGGTCTACCTCTGTTCTATTACATGATAATTTCATGTATAATAAAACCATGAACTTCAGTGATAACGGTTTTCGTGATATCCCTGTTGGAAACCTCTTTTCGGGTGTAAATCGTTGGAACTATGAAAACGGAAAAGGCTTCATGGCACAGTTTGGAATAAAATATTTAAATGATGACCGTACAGGTGGTCAAACAGATTTTAACAAAAAAACAGATAAAGGAACAACTAACAGATATGGTTTAGGTTTTGATATTGAAAGAATCGAAGGTTTTGCTAAAATCGGATATGTATTTCCAGAAAACAGACACCGAAGTATAGGTCTACAACTAGCAGGTTCAAACTACAATCAAAAAAGCTATTTTGGTTTGAAGAATTATAATGGTGAACAGCAGAATGGATATGCCAATCTAATTTTTCAAGATGTACTCGGAACTGTAGCACACAAATACCGAGTAGGGGCTTCGGTTAATTATGATAACTATGATGAGCTATATTTGGATGTTCAAAATTTCAAAAGAAAAGAAACTGTCTCAGGTGCTTTTGTAGAATATACTTTTAGTCCGAATGAAAAGTTTGATGCCGTAGTCGGTTTAAGACAAGATTATAACTCACTATATGGTTGGTTTACTACACCTCGCTTAAATTTACGTTATGCACCTTTTACAGGCAATACAATGCGCTTAAGTGCTGGTAGAGGGCAAAGAACGGCTAACATTATTGCAGAAAATATGTCTGCACTAGCAAGTAGCCGTACATTAATTATAAAATCTCCAGACAATTTTAAAAATGCCTACGGATTAGATCCTGAAGTTTCTTGGAATACTGGCTTTACAATTGATCAAAGTTTCAGATTGTTCAACAGAGAAGCAACTGCATCAGTTGAGCTATTTAGAAATAGTTTTGAAAATCAGGTTGTGGTCGACTATGAAAACCCTAGAGAAATATCTTTTTATAACTTAACAGGTAAATCATATTCAAATAGCCTTCAGGCAGAATTACGCTTCAATCCTTTACCTCGGTTAGAAACAAGACTCGCATATCGTTTACTCGATGTCCAAACTGACTTTGAAAGTGGCAGAAAAAGTAAACCGCTATTGGCTAAACACAGAGGTTTTACTAATCTAGCTTATACATTACCTTCATCAGGATGGAGCTTTGACTATACCCTAAATATTGTAGGAGACAAAAGAATACCTTCCACAACACAAAACCCAGTTGAATATCAGGTAGCAACAAAATCAAATGCTTATGTGACGATGAACGCACAGGTAAGTAAAGATTTTGGAAAAAATAAAAATTTCACAATTTATGTCGGCGGTGAAAACCTAACAAATTATTTCCAACATAATCCAATTTTAGGGGCTGATGATCCATTTGGTTCTTACTTTGACACGTCTCTATTATGGGGACCACTAACGGGAAGAATGTTCTATACCGGTGTAAGATTTCATATCAACTAA
- the trpB gene encoding tryptophan synthase subunit beta: MSKYQVNEKGYYGQFGGAYIPEMLYPNVEELREQYLDIIQEPSFQQEFNQLLRDYVGRPSPLYYASRLSEKYGSNIYLKREDLNHTGAHKINNTIGQILLAQRLGKKRIIAETGAGQHGVATATVCALKGLQCVVYMGAIDIERQAPNVARMKMMGAEVIPAESGSKTLKDATNEALRDWINNPVDTHYIIGSVVGPHPYPDMVARFQSIISEETKKQLFEKTGKYNPDYAIACLGGGSNAAGMFYHFVDEESVKLIAVEAAGLGVDSGESAATTALGKEGVLHGSRSLLMQTPDGQVIEPYSISAGLDYPGIGPQHAWLFKSGRGNYVSVTDKEAMEAGLLLTRLEGIIPAIESAHALAYLEKMELKPEETVVICLSGRGDKDLDNYMKYFGF; this comes from the coding sequence ATGAGCAAATACCAGGTTAATGAAAAAGGATACTATGGGCAGTTTGGTGGTGCTTACATTCCAGAAATGCTATATCCAAATGTAGAAGAACTGCGTGAACAATATTTAGATATCATTCAAGAACCGAGTTTTCAGCAAGAGTTTAATCAACTTTTGAGAGATTACGTTGGAAGACCATCACCGCTATACTATGCAAGCCGTCTTTCAGAAAAATATGGGAGTAATATCTACTTAAAAAGAGAGGATCTCAATCATACGGGTGCGCATAAAATAAACAACACCATCGGTCAAATCTTATTAGCACAACGATTAGGTAAGAAAAGAATTATTGCTGAGACAGGCGCCGGACAACATGGAGTGGCAACTGCTACGGTATGTGCTTTAAAAGGTTTACAATGTGTCGTGTATATGGGCGCGATCGATATTGAAAGACAAGCACCGAATGTTGCTCGTATGAAAATGATGGGAGCTGAAGTTATCCCTGCAGAGTCGGGAAGTAAAACACTAAAAGACGCTACTAATGAAGCCCTTAGAGATTGGATAAATAATCCTGTAGATACACATTACATTATTGGTTCTGTTGTAGGCCCACACCCCTACCCCGATATGGTTGCGCGCTTTCAGTCGATCATATCAGAAGAAACAAAAAAACAGTTGTTTGAAAAAACTGGTAAATACAATCCTGATTATGCGATAGCATGTTTAGGAGGAGGCTCCAACGCAGCAGGTATGTTTTACCATTTCGTAGACGAAGAATCCGTCAAACTGATTGCTGTAGAAGCTGCAGGATTAGGTGTAGACTCTGGCGAGTCTGCCGCAACAACAGCACTTGGAAAAGAGGGTGTGCTACATGGAAGCCGATCGCTTCTGATGCAGACCCCAGATGGACAAGTCATAGAACCATACTCCATATCTGCAGGTTTGGATTATCCGGGAATTGGTCCACAGCACGCCTGGTTATTTAAATCTGGCCGTGGCAACTATGTGAGCGTAACTGATAAAGAAGCAATGGAAGCTGGACTGTTATTGACAAGACTTGAAGGGATCATACCAGCCATCGAAAGTGCTCATGCGCTAGCATATTTAGAAAAGATGGAATTGAAACCAGAAGAAACTGTGGTCATTTGTCTTTCAGGTCGTGGAGACAAGGATTTGGACAATTATATGAAATATTTCGGTTTTTAA
- a CDS encoding Maf family protein has product MIDLKQKNIILGSQSPRRSQLLKELGLNFEVIVRETDEVVDSKLNARDVVCAIAQKKAEAFGNDFIDAYVITADTIVVTSAQDILGKPKNRDEAFQVLKIMSGDIHEVITAVCILNKGKITTFSESTEVEFYPLSDEEIMYYIDRYEPYDKAGSYGIQEWIGRIGIKSIKGEYTNVVGLPTARLYQELKKLK; this is encoded by the coding sequence ATGATCGATTTAAAACAAAAAAATATAATATTGGGTTCTCAATCTCCGAGAAGAAGTCAACTATTAAAGGAATTAGGTTTGAACTTTGAGGTAATAGTTCGCGAAACGGATGAAGTCGTCGACTCTAAATTAAACGCTCGAGATGTAGTTTGTGCAATTGCACAAAAGAAGGCAGAAGCTTTTGGAAATGATTTTATTGATGCATATGTTATTACAGCAGATACGATTGTTGTTACTTCAGCACAGGATATATTGGGGAAACCAAAAAATAGAGATGAAGCGTTTCAAGTATTGAAAATAATGTCCGGAGATATTCATGAAGTGATTACTGCCGTCTGCATTTTGAATAAGGGTAAAATAACTACTTTTTCGGAATCAACTGAAGTCGAATTTTATCCATTAAGTGATGAAGAAATTATGTATTACATCGATAGGTATGAACCTTATGACAAAGCGGGTTCTTATGGTATACAAGAATGGATAGGACGTATAGGGATTAAAAGTATAAAAGGAGAATATACGAATGTAGTGGGGTTGCCGACAGCTCGGCTTTATCAGGAATTAAAAAAACTAAAATAA